A section of the Lineus longissimus chromosome 1, tnLinLong1.2, whole genome shotgun sequence genome encodes:
- the LOC135489764 gene encoding uncharacterized protein LOC135489764, with translation MINRNKTMSAWFGQKSALEQERLLKLSAQKAGKLRKKHIQEEKEFIMKGKERLEMARQDIEAKRLKLTVQKANITATVKENGGPCLKPRDEDALVRRFDRVTARKAALNPGVKHPSLKTSRLTCDVIVKNLKAFLLQLQIEDKNDESGATTPTTAHGGSNHHKLCVLVF, from the exons ATGATTAATCGGAACAAGACCATGTCAGCATGGTTCGGTCAGAAGTCCGCTCTTGAACAAGAAAGGCTGTTGAAGTTGTCTGCACAGAAGGCTGGTAAATTGCGCAAGAAACATATTCAAGAAGAGAAGGAATTCATCATGAAAGGGAAAGAAAGGCTCGAAATGGCAAGGCAGGATATCGAAGCAAAGAGACTTAAACTCACAGTTCAAAAAGCAAACATTACAGCCACTGTGAAGGAAAACGGAGGACCTTGTCTCAAACCAAGAGATGAAGATGCACTCGTGAGAAGGTTCGATAGAGTTACTGCTAGGAAAGCTGCTCTGAATCCTGGCGTGAAGCATCCTTCCCTCAAGACGTCCAGACTGACCTGTGATGTGATTGTCAAGAACCTGAAGGCCTTCCTCCTTCAATTGCAAATAGAAGATAAGAACGATG AATCCGGTGCCACAACCCCGACCACTGCACACGGCGGTTCAAATCACCACAAATTGTGTGTTTTAGTTTTCTAG